A stretch of Macadamia integrifolia cultivar HAES 741 chromosome 7, SCU_Mint_v3, whole genome shotgun sequence DNA encodes these proteins:
- the LOC122083617 gene encoding disease resistance protein RPS2-like, whose product METTIIGAILSPIVGWIINPIATKFQVLRNLSQNIEELENARMKLDARRRDEGRKVEETMNQEGVIKSAEADLWFSQVDVALSNANNLRIEYQQSQISGTSCPNCFCRSRYQLSKRALKLKQDVLDKLFGEEPRSGWTVAPPRQIGRNMNTVSIEGQTTTEKLKGEIIDSVLDDRYVAVGLFGMGGIGKTTLLRHTYEHFRKKENFESVIFTTVSSTPNFVDIRKQIAKSMGLKNCEADNDVKEKLCRQTRKYMLILDDIWAPIDLDEICIPAPKKENGCKILLASRSKEVVTRFVIRFEPKDSLRSIQVNKLQPEEAWNLFVQKVGEDITSETAIEPLAKEVLRKCGGLPLAIVVIGGTMSTRKTEGEWKDALRELEESASNLEGMKEEVFSVLMFSFEKLEPIEQSLFLYCCLFPEDYDIHKYELFEFAIGEETLSGMHRLQDIRNKVDVLVGKLRNSSMLEDGDDFGAFKMHDMMRELAVWITSTSNNKYLSKFITKAGFGITEAPADASEWCKATKILMWDHSMKSLPQLPDQCPQLHTLLLRQTRSKVIPQVQFFDHMPALQILDLRNCGTVKNLPASISHLVNLRLLNLGWCLNLQDLPIGIGMLAQLISLNLCGCVRLRKLPIEMKKLNNLRLLDISYTTILKRIPRGVLSGLRKLEELNTIGSGLKWFASGVEELSQLISLSDISVEIRKANVFHSFEPFLKSKRMRSLDLRNCTIDPSIFPYLLDLDGNVTFKSCEGLTHIPAHGCRSLTLRACPDLKILLNVQEAEGNAFESLHSLVLCQLDQLQAICTGVPQPGCFSNMTFMEIQECPNLKVIFTNGVTRLLKKLHYLSVCRCPQLVKIVADEDLEINAFPSLEEMQLCELPELTDICHLDLNWPSLSKALVYLCSKLRRHPFGAKHADISLNDEMDSRMTKEYLSEKKWQKMMEKDDEKKDDDDDNDNEEEEEEEEEEKEFTSS is encoded by the coding sequence ATGGAAACGACTATCATTGGCGCGATACTAAGCCCCATAGTAGGATGGATCATCAATCCTATCGCAACTAAGTTTCAGGTCTTACGGAACCTTAGCCAGAACATCGAAGAACTGGAGAACGCAAGGATGAAGCTAGATGCCAGGAGAAGGGACGAAGGAAGAAAAGTAGAAGAAACAATGAACCAGGAAGGGGTAATAAAATCAGCAGAGGCAGATCTCTGGTTCAGTCAAGTTGATGTTGCTCTATCCAACGCCAACAACCTACGAATCGAGTACCAGCAGAGTCAGATCTCTGGTACTTCATGTCCTAACTGCTTCTGCCGGTCACGCTATCAGCTGAGCAAAAGAGCTTTGAAGCTCAAGCAAGATGTACTTGACAAGTTGTTTGGGGAAGAACCAAGATCTGGTTGGACGGTGGCTCCACCACGGCAGATAGGGAGGAATATGAACACTGTTTCTATCGAGGGACAAACAACAACAGAGAAATTGAAAGGTGAGATCATCGATTCGGTGCTCGACGATAGGTATGTTGCTGTTGGGTTGTTTGGTATGGGAGGTATAGGCAAGACAACACTCTTACGACACACCTATGAGCACTTTAGAAAGAAAGAGAACTTCGAATCCGTGATTTTCACTACTGTATCATCCACACCAAATTTTGTAGACATACGAAAACAAATTGCTAAAAGTATGGGCTTGAAAAATTGTGAAGCTGACAATGatgtaaaagaaaaattgtgTCGCCAAACAAGGAAGTATATGTTGATATTGGACGATATTTGGGCGCCCATTGATCTTGATGAAATCTGCATTCCGGCACCAAAGAAGGAGAACGGCTGCAAAATATTATTGGCATCTCGATCAAAAGAAGTGGTTACAAGGTTTGTGATCCGCTTTGAACCAAAAGATTCTCTTCGATCCATTCAAGTGAACAAACTCCAGCCTGAGGAAGCATGGAATCTTTTTGTTCAAAAAGTTGGTGAGGATATTACATCCGAAACAGCAATAGAACCTCTTGCCAAGGAAGTTCTTAGGAAGTGTGGTGGATTGCCTCTGGCCATCGTTGTTATTGGTGGCACAATGTCAACACGAAAAACAGAGGGAGAATGGAAAGATGCTCTACGTGAACTGGAAGAGTCAGCTTCAAATCTTGAAGGTATGAAAGAAGAAGTATTTTCAGTACTCATGTTTAGTTTTGAAAAATTGGAACCAATTGAACAATCTCTCTTCTTGTACTGCTGTCTATTTCCTGAGGACTACGACATTCACAAATATGAATTATTTGAGTTTGCCATCGGTGAAGAAACTCTGTCTGGGATGCATCGGCTACAAGATATTAGGAATAAAGTAGATGTTTTGGTTGGAAAGCTTCGAAATTCATCGATGCTTGAGGACGGTGACGACTTTGGTGCATTTAAAATGCACGATATGATGCGTGAATTGGCTGTGTGGATCACATCTACATCGAACAATAAGTACCTCTCCAAGTTCATTACAAAGGCCGGTTTTGGAATAACTGAGGCACCTGCTGATGCCTCAGAATGGTGCAAAGCCACTAAGATTTTGATGTGGGATCATTCTATGAAATCTTTACCTCAATTGCCAGATCAATGTCCACAACTGCACACATTGCTCCTTCGACAAACTCGTAGTAAGGTCATCCCCCAAGTGCAGTTCTTCGACCACATGCCTGCACTTCAGATACTAGATTTGAGAAATTGTGGTACGGTAAAGAATTTGCCGGCTTCAATATCCCATCTAGTCAACCTTCGTTTGTTAAACTTAGGATGGTGTCTGAACCTACAGGATTTACCCATTGGAATTGGAATGTTGGCTCAACTCATATCATTAAACTTGTGTGGTTGCGTTAGATTAAGAAAACTACCAATAGAGATGAAAAAGTTGAACAATTTAAGGCTTCTAGACATCAGCTACACCACAATTCTTAAGAGGATACCACGTGGGGTATTATCTGGATTGCGTAAGCTAGAGGAGCTAAACACTATCGGAAGCGGGTTAAAATGGTTCGCCAGTGGTGTAGAGGAACTATCTCAATTGATTAGCTTATCTGATATTAGCGTCGAGATAAGGAAAGCCAATGTTTTCCATTCGTTTGagccattccttaaatctaaacGCATGCGTAGTCTAGATTTGCGGAATTGTACTATTGATCCTTCAATTTTTCCGTATCTTCTAGACCTTGATGGAAATGTGACATTCAAGTCATGTGAGGGTTTGACACACATTCCAGCTCATGGCTGTAGAAGTCTAACTTTACGAGCTTGTCCAGATCTCAAGATATTATTGAACGTACAGGAAGCCGAAGGGAATGCTTTTGAAAGCTTACATTCGTTGGTACTTTGTCAACTGGATCAGTTGCAGGCAATATGTACTGGGGTTCCACAACCTGGATGCTTTTCTAATATGACATTTATGGAAATACAGGAATGCCCCAATCTAAAGGTGATTTTCACTAATGGTGTAACACGGTTGCTTAAAAAGTTGCATTATTTATCTGTATGTCGATGTCCTCAATTGGTGAAGATAGTAGCAGATGAGGATTTGGAAATCAATGCATTTCCAAGTTTGGAGGAAATGCAACTATGTGAGCTACCAGAATTGACAGACATATGCCATCTCGATTTGAACTGGCCATCTCTCTCTAAAGCGCTTGTTTATCTTTGTTCTAAGTTAAGGAGACACCCGTTTGGAGCCAAACATGCAGATATATCATTAAATGATGAAATGGACAGCCGGATGACAAAGGAGTATCTATCGGAAAAAAAATGG